Part of the Falco biarmicus isolate bFalBia1 chromosome 4, bFalBia1.pri, whole genome shotgun sequence genome, aacagaaacacagcctcACTCCCTGGATTCATAAGCACAGCGTGTTCGTAGATGCCTCAGATAACAGTCTAGTAATTAAGTCCATGTCATATGTGGGGCTCAAAGCCAAGGCTCCCTCACCAGTGCCTGGTGCAAGCCTTGGGTCTTTCTAGATCTGTGTTTCCTGGGCCCTGAGAGTCCACGTTCAAGTTCGCTTGCGCCTCATACAGACGCACACAGGGATCCCACCAGGAGCGGGCCTAAGGCAGTCTGTGCTTCCAGCTGCCATCCCCAAGGCCCTGAGCCCCGCAATGACCTGCCTTCCCTTGTTCCACTGCACCCTCATCCTTCTtgctgagcaggcagagcttcagccctttgctgtgaccctttgtgcccgacttgtctgcctgcagcctgcttccTCCGGCAGGTGCCGGGCGTGGAAGTCCTGGCCTTGCACACGAGACTGAAGAGGACTGGCGCCTGGTTAgccacagaactgaaacactTTATTGCAGGGACTCAGCCAGCTGAGCTCTTCCGTTGAGAGGAGcgcgggcaggacagagcaggccttTGACACTGAGGCTGCCTTTGCATCAGCAGGCATTGCCCCAGCGGGAAATGGTGGTGGtgcactgcagccagccctggatCTTCTTGTCCTGCTAATCAAACCTTTTCTCCTATTAGGAACTGCACCAACTTCTGCAGCCAAGAAAGGAAATCCCACAGCTTCTGCACTGGAAGTGGGCAGGGTGTAAaccttcctgcttctgttgGTGTTGGCCTGTGAACGGGGGTGGAGGTGAAGGCTGGCTGCGGCCTTGCCGTAGTCGCTACTGCTGTGTGCAGGCCCATCTGTTCCAGGATCCAGTTgtagaagtgctgggtggaggtgtAGACTCCGGGCTTCTTTGCTCTCGCACAGCCCATCCCCCAGCTGGTCAGgccaacaagccagaagtagtcAGCGCTCTTGTCTTGGCACACAAGaggcccaccgctgtccccctgcagcagaggagagaggatGAAGGGGTTGTTGGGTGGCCACCGTCAGCCCAGtggctggctccttccctctcaTGGCACTTCCAGAGCTGTATTTAGTGGCCAGCCAAGCTCTGGAGAAGCTTTCCTGGGAGGGGGTGGTGGGCCTGTAAGGCAGGGCTcgctctccctgcagcacagttgtcctgcaggtgctgcagaaggATGTTGCACGTTTGGGATGGTGAAGCTCTGGGCTGCCAAGGGCACTGGGTGGGCTTTGTGGACATAGTGCCAGGCCTCTGGGACAAGGCAGGCAGGCCCTGGGCAAAGGCGTgcaaaaggggaaggggggtaAGGCCCTCAGCAGTGGGGACACAGCAATGGGAGTGTGAGTGGCCAGGAAAAGCCCGTGACGGTGCAGGTTTGGGCGGTTGTGGCGGGGCTGCCCGTGCTGCCGGGGCTTGGCTTGTAGCAcgctcctacctggcaggtgtcGATGCCACCCTGCGGATAGCCAGCACAGATGTTGTGGGTGTGGATGGCCCCTCTGTACCAgccgctgctgttacagaccccGGCATCAATGAGGtggacctgggcctcctgcagcacatacgccgatcctccagctgtgaagagcacagaaaggaatgaacacccagcagctcattgccagttctccttccctgcGTGACTGAAGCCCTATCCCGGGGCTTGGCTTTGCATGTGGGGAGGCGCTGGACCgctccttcctttctgccttgctctgggtcaGTGGCTCACGCCCCCCTCTCTAAGAGGCATACGTCCCCACAGCCTGATTCTGGCTTTCGCCTCTGCCGTCAGGAAGAGCAACCTGCCtccccaagctggccaagcttGCGCTCGCAACGTGACTACATTTTGGGAGCTCACCTCTTGCAgtcctggcaccccagccactgacGTAGCACTCTGTCAGCTCCGAGACTCTCAGCGAGGCATCGGGCACGCAGGCAAGCTGTACGTAGCtgttgcactggacaggctgctccagttccagcaaggcaatgtcgtTTCTCCACGTGATATTATTGAAGTGCTGGTGAACCAGCAGCTGCTTGATGTTGCGCACCTGGGCC contains:
- the LOC130147335 gene encoding acrosin-like, giving the protein MSRVVGGTDAQPGAWPWIVSIEALLEGGTAHICGGSLISPQWVLTAAHCFFEDRNITMWQVVVGATQLTQLGPEAQVRNIKQLLVHQHFNNITWRNDIALLELEQPVQCNSYVQLACVPDASLRVSELTECYVSGWGARTSVLFTAGGSAYVLQEAQVHLIDAGVCNSSGWYRGAIHTHNICAGYPQGGIDTCQGDSGGPLVCQDKSADYFWLVGLTSWGMGCARAKKPGVYTSTQHFYNWILEQMGLHTAVATTARPQPAFTSTPVHRPTPTEAGRFTPCPLPVQKLWDFLSWLQKLVQFLIGEKV